In one Microbulbifer pacificus genomic region, the following are encoded:
- the dnaX gene encoding DNA polymerase III subunit gamma/tau, with product MSYQVLARKWRPRLFREMVGQEHVLQALINALDNNRLHHAYLFAGTRGVGKTTIARILAKCLNCETGVSSEPCGQCSVCTEIAEGRFVDLIEVDAASRTKVEDTRELLENVQYAPTRGRYKVYLIDEVHMLSNSSFNALLKTLEEPPPHVKFLLATTDPQKLPVTVLSRCLQFNLKNMSPERVVEHLRFVLEKELVPFEEAALWLLGRAADGSMRDAMSLTDQAIAFGGGKISEAEVRAMLGTLDSALVWKLVQALADENPTALFAAVNDLSEHAPDYSAALAELASILHRIAIAQVLPEAIDNALGDAEQLQRHAANIASENVQLFYQMALLARRDLPLAPDPRGGFEMALLRMLAFKPQGVANIPTARLAGAGQSAESEPAPKVTAPQPATEPSPAPVAREPSVRAPADVAVPASASGGEETVRSISQSAPPQDDTPPWDEEPGYESVEREAPQRLENVPHAFEGNSSTDRGDSEKKPATEVAPQPPAAVLAAPVSATAAEGKAISTEAAADDRAALRDRLRQQVAEVQAVPAPAPPPAPPPSRAPAPAVPPARLDALSPGSWPAMYPQIGVTGILHSIASHLELQGRQDNILSFTLDQSFSSLYDDGHQRRLADVLGDFFGQPVSVHIQVGEIHGGTPARLVAATREAQLLSARDALNRDPLVQDLQAELGARLVPESVEYLG from the coding sequence ATGAGTTATCAAGTACTGGCGCGCAAGTGGCGACCGCGGCTGTTCCGGGAGATGGTTGGCCAGGAGCATGTGCTTCAGGCGCTGATCAATGCCCTGGACAACAACCGCCTGCACCACGCCTACCTGTTTGCCGGTACGCGGGGGGTGGGCAAGACTACCATTGCGCGGATTCTCGCCAAGTGCCTCAATTGTGAAACCGGAGTCAGTTCTGAACCTTGTGGTCAGTGCTCGGTGTGCACCGAGATTGCCGAAGGTCGGTTCGTTGACCTGATAGAGGTGGATGCGGCGTCCCGCACCAAAGTCGAGGATACCCGCGAGTTGCTGGAGAATGTGCAGTACGCGCCGACCCGGGGACGCTACAAAGTGTACCTGATCGACGAAGTGCACATGCTGTCCAACAGCTCCTTCAATGCCCTGCTGAAGACGCTGGAAGAGCCACCCCCCCACGTCAAATTCCTGCTTGCTACCACCGACCCGCAGAAACTGCCGGTGACCGTGCTTTCCCGTTGTCTCCAGTTCAACCTGAAGAATATGAGCCCGGAGCGCGTGGTTGAGCACCTGCGCTTTGTGCTGGAAAAAGAGCTGGTGCCGTTCGAAGAGGCCGCCCTGTGGCTGCTCGGACGCGCCGCCGATGGCAGTATGCGCGATGCCATGAGTCTCACTGATCAGGCCATCGCCTTTGGCGGTGGCAAGATCAGCGAGGCGGAAGTGCGGGCCATGCTCGGTACCCTGGACAGCGCGCTCGTCTGGAAACTGGTGCAGGCGCTGGCGGACGAAAATCCGACGGCGCTGTTTGCCGCGGTGAACGATCTTTCCGAACATGCGCCGGATTACAGTGCCGCTCTGGCGGAACTCGCGTCCATCCTGCACCGTATCGCCATCGCTCAGGTGTTGCCCGAGGCGATCGACAACGCGCTGGGAGATGCCGAACAGCTGCAGCGCCACGCGGCCAACATCGCCAGTGAAAACGTGCAGCTTTTCTATCAGATGGCACTGCTTGCTCGGCGGGACCTGCCGCTGGCACCGGACCCCCGCGGGGGCTTTGAAATGGCACTGCTGCGGATGTTGGCGTTCAAACCGCAGGGGGTCGCCAATATTCCAACTGCCCGCCTCGCGGGTGCCGGTCAGTCAGCTGAGAGCGAGCCTGCGCCAAAAGTTACAGCGCCACAGCCGGCAACGGAACCGTCGCCAGCACCCGTAGCGCGCGAACCCTCTGTTCGGGCACCGGCAGATGTGGCGGTGCCCGCCAGCGCGTCCGGGGGTGAAGAAACGGTCCGGTCAATATCCCAGTCCGCGCCGCCGCAGGACGATACTCCGCCGTGGGATGAAGAACCCGGGTATGAGTCTGTAGAGCGTGAGGCGCCGCAGCGTCTTGAAAACGTACCGCACGCGTTTGAGGGCAACAGCTCGACGGATCGGGGCGACAGCGAAAAAAAGCCCGCAACTGAAGTCGCCCCGCAGCCCCCTGCGGCGGTACTGGCCGCGCCTGTATCCGCCACGGCCGCAGAAGGGAAGGCTATCTCTACTGAGGCGGCGGCCGATGACCGCGCAGCACTGCGCGATCGGCTGCGGCAGCAGGTAGCGGAGGTGCAGGCGGTGCCGGCACCCGCACCGCCCCCAGCGCCGCCCCCGTCTAGAGCACCCGCACCGGCTGTGCCGCCGGCGCGACTGGATGCGCTCTCCCCTGGCAGTTGGCCCGCCATGTACCCACAGATCGGCGTGACTGGCATCCTTCACTCCATCGCCTCGCACCTGGAGTTGCAGGGGCGGCAGGACAATATACTCTCCTTTACCCTGGATCAGTCTTTCAGCAGTCTCTACGACGACGGTCATCAGCGGCGGCTCGCGGATGTGCTTGGAGATTTTTTCGGTCAGCCGGTAAGCGTTCACATTCAGGTGGGGGAAATCCACGGTGGTACGCCGGCTCGATTGGTTGCGGCTACCCGCGAGGCACAACTGCTCTCCGCCCGCGATGCGCTCAACAGGGACCCTCTGGTACAGGACCTGCAGGCGGAACTCGGCGCGCGCTTGGTGCCAGAGTCGGTGGAATACCTGGGCTGA
- the rnd gene encoding ribonuclease D, producing the protein MPEQTNKQLVDTTPIWVDSTEHLAELCARWRTQGAVALDTEFMRSRTFYPLPALVQVGDGKHCYLIDNLAIDNLEPLKELLLDTRVVKVMHSCSEDLETLDRLLGAVPDPIFDTQVAAAVSGMGAGLGYAATVQQLLQIELPKSETRSDWLQRPLSDSQKNYAALDVAWLPLIYGMLLKKLREQERLGWLREDCAAIVRSARQVEAPELYYLKVKGAWRLRQKQLAVLQDLCAWREREARERDIPRNHLLKENVCLGLAQSMPKHLATLGQPGLEGKTIRKYGEILLQIIARASERTDLPPRMPMPLNREQGEELKLLRQKVTELAEAAGLPPEILVRKKELENLVQAQKPMLEGRLLGWRRAVVGEPLLAELNKLRNA; encoded by the coding sequence ATGCCTGAACAAACCAACAAGCAACTGGTCGATACCACGCCTATCTGGGTGGACAGCACAGAGCATCTGGCGGAACTCTGTGCCCGCTGGCGTACCCAGGGTGCCGTCGCGCTGGATACCGAATTCATGCGCAGCCGCACCTTCTATCCGCTGCCGGCACTGGTACAGGTGGGGGATGGAAAACACTGCTATCTGATTGACAATCTCGCTATCGACAATCTCGAGCCGCTGAAAGAACTGCTGCTGGACACCCGAGTGGTCAAGGTTATGCACTCCTGCAGCGAGGACCTGGAAACCTTGGACCGACTGCTCGGTGCCGTCCCTGATCCGATTTTCGACACCCAGGTAGCCGCTGCCGTGAGCGGCATGGGGGCGGGCCTCGGCTACGCCGCCACCGTGCAGCAGCTGCTGCAGATTGAACTGCCGAAAAGCGAGACTCGCTCCGACTGGCTGCAGCGGCCACTCAGCGATTCCCAGAAAAACTACGCCGCGCTCGACGTTGCCTGGCTGCCACTGATTTATGGCATGTTGCTGAAAAAACTGCGCGAGCAGGAGCGCCTGGGCTGGTTGCGGGAAGACTGTGCCGCGATCGTCCGTTCCGCGCGCCAGGTGGAAGCGCCGGAACTCTACTATCTCAAGGTCAAAGGCGCCTGGCGCCTGCGCCAGAAGCAGCTCGCGGTACTACAGGATCTGTGTGCCTGGCGCGAGCGCGAAGCGCGCGAGCGGGATATACCGCGCAATCACTTGCTGAAAGAAAATGTCTGTCTTGGTCTTGCGCAGTCGATGCCGAAACATCTCGCCACTTTGGGGCAACCCGGGCTCGAGGGTAAAACCATACGCAAATACGGTGAGATTCTGCTGCAAATTATCGCTCGCGCCAGCGAGCGAACCGATCTGCCACCGCGCATGCCCATGCCGCTGAACCGAGAGCAGGGTGAAGAGCTCAAACTCCTGCGGCAGAAGGTCACCGAGCTCGCCGAAGCGGCGGGCCTGCCGCCGGAAATTCTGGTGCGCAAAAAAGAGCTGGAGAATCTGGTGCAGGCGCAAAAACCCATGCTGGAGGGACGTCTCCTGGGGTGGCGCCGCGCGGTCGTTGGTGAACCGCTACTGGCAGAATTGAACAAATTGAGAAACGCCTGA
- a CDS encoding RNA polymerase sigma factor, producing the protein MNKTRKTLLEKLFAEHGQALVRFVTRIVRSPEDAEDIAQYAYLRLQNLTEEKDLENPRAYLFQIANNLALDQLRRGKLHIDYVSQQLPVDSTGEDDQADHHSPERVLAARQQLQAIHEAMDSLPLKCRQAFLLHRNRGLSYTEIAEDMNISVSSVEKYILQALKVCRQKTGNF; encoded by the coding sequence ATGAATAAAACCCGGAAGACACTTCTGGAGAAGCTGTTTGCCGAACACGGCCAGGCACTGGTGCGTTTTGTCACACGCATCGTGCGCAGCCCCGAAGACGCCGAAGACATCGCCCAGTACGCCTATCTGCGCCTGCAGAACCTCACGGAGGAGAAGGATCTGGAGAACCCTCGCGCCTACCTGTTCCAGATTGCAAACAATCTTGCGCTGGACCAACTGCGCCGAGGGAAATTGCATATCGACTATGTCAGCCAACAGCTACCCGTCGACAGCACCGGCGAAGACGATCAGGCTGATCACCACTCGCCTGAGCGGGTGCTCGCTGCCCGCCAGCAACTCCAGGCCATCCACGAGGCCATGGACAGCCTGCCACTTAAATGCCGCCAGGCATTCCTGCTACACCGCAATCGCGGACTCTCCTACACGGAAATTGCGGAAGATATGAACATATCCGTCAGTAGTGTGGAGAAGTACATATTGCAGGCACTGAAGGTCTGCCGGCAGAAGACCGGAAACTTCTGA
- the recR gene encoding recombination mediator RecR produces the protein MFSPLIEDLIRALRCLPGVGPKSAQRMAMYLLEKDRDAAGLLAYSLQQAVDKVGRCGRCRTLTEQPVCALCNNPRRDHALLCVVETPADVLAIEQAGNYHGVYFVLHGHLSPIDGVGPADLGLDLLGERLSEQHEGRITELIIATNPTVEGEATAQFIAERARAKGVQVSRIAHGVPIGGELEYIDGGTLAHAFNSRTAL, from the coding sequence ATGTTTAGCCCTTTGATTGAAGACCTGATTCGTGCGCTGCGCTGCCTGCCTGGTGTAGGCCCCAAGTCCGCCCAGCGTATGGCCATGTACCTGCTGGAAAAAGACCGCGATGCGGCCGGCCTGCTCGCGTACTCGTTGCAGCAGGCGGTGGACAAAGTGGGCCGCTGCGGTCGCTGTCGCACACTCACCGAGCAGCCGGTATGCGCCCTGTGCAACAACCCTCGGCGGGATCACGCACTGCTGTGTGTGGTGGAAACCCCGGCAGATGTGCTGGCTATCGAACAGGCGGGTAACTACCACGGTGTGTATTTTGTATTGCATGGCCATCTTTCTCCCATTGATGGCGTGGGGCCTGCGGACCTTGGGCTGGATCTGCTGGGAGAGCGCCTGAGTGAGCAGCACGAGGGGCGTATTACCGAGCTGATCATCGCGACCAACCCCACCGTGGAAGGCGAAGCCACTGCTCAGTTCATCGCCGAGCGCGCCCGCGCCAAAGGGGTCCAGGTCAGTCGTATCGCCCACGGCGTACCCATCGGGGGTGAACTGGAATACATCGACGGCGGCACTCTGGCGCACGCCTTCAATAGCCGCACCGCACTTTAA
- a CDS encoding TonB-dependent receptor: protein MDFRHWVALSLAGLLALSESALSACPESGVQLPAGPLSRALISLGKQCRVSLVTQANNVSSILIREQHLETPDGSIAPALQQLLNNTALTFTHTGTNAVAIVARPQQPAGESSAAPTLPAEEITVTGQSLTGSHLRHLKLDSYAPIDVLAQPELEITGAQTIAELLKFLPAVSGNSTSTAVTNGGNGTATVTLRGLPASNTLVLINGRRIVSNGFGGEAADLNTIPLSAVDRIEVLKDGASAVYGSDAIAGVVNIILRRDFDGLDVSSYYGQAGRGDQQTHSYSITWGGGNETNHLMFSLAHYRQGEILSRDRDLSASADNRHRGGTDLRSSASPTGYISLASGVVTNNGGEFTPWSQDYLYDFREYTSALVPSERQSVYMAGSHSLTDSLDAYVETMVIRTRSESTLAPTPVFTRFDNGDLSIASDQIFNPFGEEITDVRKRVLELGPRIQTNGTDTWRLNTGMKGQIDEWRWELTAATHYTRANETLNNLIDPNHLSLSLKGPDTCITETGCVAVNLLGAPGSIDDAQLDYIRAENRVNGASRMHSVTYVADGPLGRNSAGDILAAAGIEIRREAIDFTSTDSDGLSLIGGVASGAAQGQRLIGEAFAEISLPLRAESLWLDGAVRYSEYSDFGNTANPKLALRWRPWPSLLIRASYATGFKAPTLVDMNQTGHQSQEFLFDPCTNSNADQLPGCNGRADQDRIQYLTEFGGNPELQPETSDNRSLGLVWTPGDFTGFHASLDLFEIRQNDVIDTSPQYLITKNAYNGLFTDRVLRDGEGDITRVVATRLNIGAREVRGIDASMRYQYQSRELGLIRWSMNSSHMSSYLNQLAPGSPIENLSGTFADAASGGAGSLPEWKANTGIYWQRGRWEGGYTIHYVSELKESFTLNDQAVTRSIDSWSTHDLQLAYGVPSGFRFAVGIDNLLDQAPPFAASAFNDNFDARTYDLSGRYWYTTFSFSM, encoded by the coding sequence TTGGATTTCCGGCACTGGGTAGCACTGTCGTTGGCAGGTTTGCTGGCACTCTCTGAGAGTGCACTCTCTGCCTGCCCGGAATCCGGTGTCCAACTCCCTGCGGGCCCTCTTTCTCGCGCACTGATTTCTCTCGGCAAGCAATGCCGCGTATCTCTGGTGACGCAGGCCAACAATGTCTCCAGCATCCTGATTCGCGAGCAACATCTGGAAACCCCGGATGGCAGCATCGCCCCGGCTCTCCAGCAGCTGCTGAACAATACAGCCCTCACATTTACTCACACCGGCACCAATGCGGTAGCCATCGTCGCCCGTCCGCAGCAACCTGCTGGCGAGTCCTCGGCAGCACCTACCCTGCCCGCGGAAGAGATCACGGTAACCGGCCAAAGCCTGACAGGCAGCCACCTGCGCCACCTGAAGCTCGACAGCTACGCCCCTATCGACGTGCTCGCACAGCCGGAACTGGAAATCACCGGCGCACAGACCATTGCCGAGCTGCTGAAGTTTTTGCCGGCTGTCTCCGGTAACTCCACCAGCACCGCTGTTACGAACGGTGGCAATGGCACCGCTACGGTTACCCTGCGCGGTCTTCCCGCCAGTAATACGCTGGTACTTATTAACGGCCGACGTATCGTCAGCAATGGCTTTGGCGGTGAAGCGGCAGACCTGAATACGATTCCGCTGTCAGCGGTGGACCGTATCGAAGTACTGAAAGACGGCGCCTCGGCAGTGTACGGGTCCGACGCCATTGCCGGTGTCGTCAACATCATTCTGAGGCGGGATTTTGACGGTCTGGATGTGAGCAGTTACTACGGACAGGCGGGGCGGGGCGACCAACAAACCCACTCCTACAGCATTACCTGGGGCGGTGGCAATGAGACCAATCACCTGATGTTCAGCCTTGCGCACTATCGCCAGGGAGAAATACTGAGCAGAGACCGAGACCTCTCCGCATCCGCGGACAATCGCCATCGCGGCGGCACCGATTTGCGCTCGTCAGCGTCCCCGACGGGTTACATTTCCCTTGCCAGCGGTGTGGTAACCAACAACGGGGGAGAGTTTACCCCGTGGAGCCAGGATTATCTTTACGACTTCCGCGAGTATACGTCTGCCCTCGTTCCCTCCGAACGACAATCGGTGTATATGGCCGGCAGCCACAGTCTGACGGACTCACTGGATGCCTATGTGGAAACCATGGTCATTCGCACTCGTTCAGAATCTACACTGGCACCGACCCCGGTATTTACCCGTTTTGACAATGGTGACCTGAGTATCGCCAGCGACCAGATCTTTAATCCGTTCGGTGAAGAGATTACCGACGTGCGCAAACGGGTATTGGAACTGGGCCCCAGAATCCAGACGAACGGCACCGATACCTGGCGCCTGAACACAGGCATGAAAGGGCAGATCGACGAGTGGCGATGGGAGCTTACCGCAGCTACCCACTACACCCGCGCCAACGAGACGCTCAACAATCTGATTGATCCGAACCACCTTTCTCTCAGCCTTAAAGGACCGGATACCTGTATTACGGAAACTGGCTGCGTCGCCGTCAACCTGCTCGGCGCCCCCGGTAGTATCGATGATGCGCAGCTGGACTATATCCGCGCTGAAAACCGCGTAAATGGCGCCAGCCGCATGCACTCCGTAACCTACGTTGCTGATGGGCCACTGGGCAGAAATTCGGCCGGAGATATTCTCGCTGCGGCCGGTATCGAAATCCGCCGCGAAGCCATAGATTTCACCTCCACAGACTCCGACGGTCTTTCACTGATTGGAGGCGTGGCATCCGGCGCTGCACAAGGACAGCGGCTGATCGGCGAGGCTTTCGCGGAGATCTCCTTGCCTCTGCGGGCGGAAAGTCTGTGGCTCGACGGCGCTGTGCGCTATTCCGAATACAGCGACTTTGGTAACACTGCAAACCCCAAACTGGCTCTGCGCTGGCGACCCTGGCCGTCCCTGTTGATACGTGCCAGCTATGCCACCGGCTTTAAAGCCCCCACGCTGGTGGATATGAACCAGACCGGCCATCAGAGCCAGGAGTTTCTGTTCGATCCCTGCACCAACAGTAACGCCGACCAGCTTCCCGGGTGTAACGGCCGCGCCGATCAGGACCGCATCCAATATCTGACCGAGTTCGGAGGCAACCCGGAATTACAGCCGGAAACCTCGGACAACCGATCCCTCGGCCTTGTCTGGACGCCCGGCGACTTTACCGGGTTTCACGCGAGCCTCGACCTGTTTGAAATTCGCCAGAACGACGTTATCGATACCAGCCCGCAATACCTGATTACGAAAAACGCGTACAACGGCCTGTTTACAGACCGAGTCCTGCGCGACGGTGAGGGCGATATCACCCGCGTGGTGGCTACCCGCCTCAATATCGGCGCACGCGAAGTGCGCGGCATTGATGCCTCCATGCGCTATCAGTATCAATCAAGAGAACTCGGCCTGATCCGCTGGTCCATGAACAGCAGCCATATGTCGAGTTATCTCAATCAGCTGGCCCCCGGAAGCCCCATAGAAAACCTCTCCGGCACCTTTGCCGACGCCGCCAGCGGCGGAGCGGGCTCACTGCCCGAGTGGAAAGCCAACACCGGCATCTACTGGCAGAGAGGGCGTTGGGAAGGTGGCTACACCATTCACTATGTAAGTGAACTTAAGGAAAGCTTTACCCTGAACGATCAGGCCGTCACCCGCTCTATCGACAGCTGGTCCACTCACGATCTGCAACTGGCGTATGGCGTACCCAGCGGTTTCCGCTTTGCGGTGGGTATCGACAATCTGCTGGATCAGGCCCCTCCATTTGCCGCTTCAGCGTTCAACGACAACTTCGACGCGCGCACCTACGACCTCTCAGGTCGCTACTGGTACACCACGTTCAGCTTCAGCATGTGA
- a CDS encoding YbaB/EbfC family nucleoid-associated protein → MKGFGDLMQQAQKMQADMQERMEKIQKELSDLRVTGESGAGMVKVTMNGRHDVVDVNIDQSLLGEDKEMLEDLLAAAVNDTVRRVEEAAQKVQKDQMGGLAAGMNLPEGFKFPFG, encoded by the coding sequence ATGAAAGGTTTCGGCGATTTAATGCAGCAGGCCCAGAAGATGCAGGCCGACATGCAAGAACGCATGGAAAAAATCCAAAAGGAGCTGAGTGACCTGCGGGTGACCGGTGAATCCGGCGCGGGTATGGTGAAGGTCACCATGAATGGTCGTCATGATGTGGTGGATGTCAACATCGATCAGAGTCTGCTCGGCGAAGACAAGGAAATGCTCGAGGATCTATTGGCCGCCGCGGTGAACGACACAGTGCGCCGGGTGGAAGAGGCTGCGCAGAAGGTCCAGAAAGATCAGATGGGCGGTCTCGCAGCGGGAATGAACCTGCCGGAAGGTTTCAAATTTCCCTTCGGTTGA
- a CDS encoding FecR family protein: MNPQEVQDVPTEDRQDQACAWIARLRSDALSDADRRAFARWIAESPSNRTAFDEMAELWGDLGVLSRLPLDELYPESVPTARHRPSTPAIRHRHSTPTAAVESASDGWNLPQWLMGGSAVAACLGIALWIGNQWLQQAPTQQQMYTTAVGEIRTVDLPDGSRVKLNTNSELIVNFSREERRTKLLRGEAYFDVARQTSRPFTVSAGSANIRVLGTQFNVERNPDNTRVSVTGGTVAVSEARTASGLQPESVKLTRNQKVSVSGSGLSDVGRTSEEEALDWTQGQLVFDETPLNEALEELNRYLKVPAAAAPAVGDRTLSGTFELTDPESTLSAIAAALGLDQDHSDPHLTLLSPKRN; encoded by the coding sequence GTGAACCCTCAGGAAGTACAAGACGTACCAACGGAAGACAGGCAGGATCAGGCGTGCGCCTGGATCGCGCGCCTGCGTTCCGACGCGCTCAGTGATGCTGACCGCCGCGCGTTTGCCCGCTGGATAGCCGAATCTCCGAGCAACCGTACAGCCTTCGATGAAATGGCTGAACTCTGGGGTGATCTGGGTGTGCTTTCGCGTCTGCCACTGGACGAACTTTACCCGGAAAGCGTGCCTACCGCCCGCCACCGCCCCTCTACCCCTGCAATTCGCCATAGGCACTCCACCCCCACTGCTGCCGTGGAATCTGCCAGTGATGGCTGGAATCTACCCCAGTGGCTGATGGGCGGCAGCGCCGTCGCGGCCTGTCTTGGAATTGCCCTGTGGATCGGCAATCAGTGGCTGCAACAGGCGCCAACGCAACAGCAGATGTACACCACGGCAGTCGGTGAAATCCGCACCGTCGACCTGCCTGACGGCTCCCGTGTAAAACTGAATACCAACTCCGAGCTGATCGTCAATTTCAGCCGGGAAGAGCGTCGCACTAAATTGCTGCGAGGCGAGGCCTACTTCGACGTGGCCCGCCAAACCTCGCGCCCCTTCACGGTAAGTGCCGGCAGCGCCAATATTCGCGTGCTCGGCACTCAGTTCAACGTGGAACGCAATCCCGACAATACCCGTGTTTCTGTTACCGGTGGCACCGTGGCAGTCAGTGAGGCCCGCACTGCCAGTGGCCTGCAGCCCGAGTCGGTCAAACTTACACGAAACCAGAAGGTCAGTGTTTCTGGCAGCGGGCTGTCGGATGTCGGTCGCACCTCCGAAGAGGAAGCCCTCGACTGGACACAGGGCCAACTGGTATTTGACGAAACACCGCTCAATGAAGCGCTGGAAGAGCTGAACCGCTATCTAAAGGTACCGGCAGCCGCGGCGCCCGCCGTGGGCGACCGCACCCTCTCCGGCACCTTCGAACTGACGGACCCGGAAAGCACACTCTCCGCCATCGCCGCGGCGCTTGGACTCGACCAGGATCACAGCGACCCTCACCTGACTCTCTTGTCACCCAAGCGGAACTAA
- a CDS encoding YcgN family cysteine cluster protein: MVSQRPFWQRKSLAEMTAAEWESICDGCGRCCLHRLEDEDTGEVYTTRVACKLLDTHSCRCSDYSRRKQKVPDCIQLTPEDATSFDWLPATCAYRILARGDQLPEWHPLVSGDPESVHHAGISVRDQVISEELVHPDDYEDHIVVWIGDN, encoded by the coding sequence GTGGTAAGCCAACGACCGTTCTGGCAGCGCAAGTCCCTCGCGGAAATGACCGCGGCGGAATGGGAATCCATCTGTGACGGCTGCGGTCGCTGCTGCCTGCATCGCCTCGAGGATGAGGATACCGGCGAGGTCTATACCACCCGTGTGGCCTGCAAGCTGCTGGATACCCATAGCTGTCGCTGCAGCGATTACTCGCGGCGCAAGCAGAAGGTGCCAGACTGTATCCAGCTGACCCCGGAAGATGCCACCAGCTTTGATTGGCTCCCCGCCACCTGTGCCTATCGCATACTGGCCCGGGGCGATCAGTTGCCGGAGTGGCACCCACTGGTTTCCGGCGATCCGGAATCGGTGCACCACGCGGGCATTTCTGTGCGGGATCAGGTGATCAGCGAGGAGCTGGTACACCCGGACGACTATGAAGATCATATCGTCGTCTGGATCGGCGACAACTGA
- a CDS encoding YEATS-associated helix-containing protein, producing MLDHLLILTAVMLVSGILGGLVNYYQMLFTEEDPAGLARCLIMGLCGALMVPIFLKFTQSDLLIEIQGDPSRLLIFTGYCLLAAIASRMFVFNAARRQLRDASIARARVENLEQEIRAMQLEMMPLLEHEIEGDPDQGPTLDFNQIRKLDDNALHVLSLLNNGDCVFRSLAGMVQEGDMETNSVARALNSLLVLEMVGKIHSHLGIRWYITDKGRQVVRRRRAQVA from the coding sequence ATGCTCGACCACTTGCTAATTCTGACCGCGGTCATGCTGGTCTCCGGTATTCTCGGCGGCCTGGTCAACTACTATCAGATGCTGTTCACCGAAGAAGACCCTGCCGGTCTCGCCCGTTGTCTGATCATGGGCCTGTGCGGGGCACTGATGGTGCCGATTTTTCTCAAGTTCACCCAGAGTGACCTGCTGATTGAAATTCAGGGTGATCCTTCACGCTTGCTGATTTTCACCGGCTACTGCCTGCTCGCAGCCATTGCTTCACGCATGTTTGTATTCAATGCCGCTCGCCGCCAGTTACGGGACGCGAGTATCGCGCGCGCACGGGTGGAAAACCTGGAGCAGGAGATCCGTGCCATGCAGCTGGAAATGATGCCGCTGCTCGAACACGAGATCGAAGGTGATCCGGATCAGGGGCCGACGCTGGACTTTAACCAGATCCGCAAGCTCGACGACAACGCCCTGCATGTACTTAGCCTGTTGAACAACGGCGACTGTGTATTCCGCTCGCTGGCCGGTATGGTGCAGGAGGGCGACATGGAAACGAATTCCGTGGCCCGCGCCCTGAACAGCCTGCTGGTTCTGGAAATGGTGGGCAAAATCCACAGCCACCTGGGCATCCGCTGGTATATCACCGACAAGGGGCGCCAGGTAGTCCGCCGCCGCCGCGCCCAGGTCGCTTAA
- a CDS encoding YcgL domain-containing protein has translation MKFLCDIYRSPRKDEMYLYVQKQDGLSKVPEHLRQLFGTPAHVTTMLITPERTLARADVQKVMNALQDQGYYLQMPPAQDDEMRAIAAQNSKLPRG, from the coding sequence ATGAAATTTCTTTGCGATATTTACCGCAGCCCGCGCAAGGATGAAATGTATCTGTACGTGCAGAAGCAGGACGGCTTGTCCAAAGTGCCGGAACATCTGCGGCAACTGTTCGGAACACCGGCACATGTCACCACCATGCTGATCACACCCGAGCGTACACTGGCGCGCGCAGATGTGCAGAAGGTCATGAACGCGCTGCAGGATCAAGGCTACTATCTGCAGATGCCGCCGGCGCAGGATGACGAAATGCGGGCAATTGCCGCGCAGAACAGTAAACTGCCTCGCGGCTGA